The proteins below come from a single Microtus pennsylvanicus isolate mMicPen1 chromosome 13, mMicPen1.hap1, whole genome shotgun sequence genomic window:
- the LOC142833290 gene encoding PRAME family member 12-like: MSDLSQATHLQQILQRLLKDEAFAINALDDLPMQLFPPLFKEAFTSRHTNILRAMVAAWPFHCLPMGSLMTISHTDTLKAVLDALDFLVTQKVRPRRWKLQELDLRQVHSDFWDGQAGGTEISYSQQVLSQEQTRAPDPQCTVKQPLRVLADFDLCGEHLRGTDQYLLSWARLRKGSVQLCCRELKIEASHVSTVLEILSILDRDHVQELERNSWWQRGSQAWLAHFLGQLGNLLGISKTVFSGDSAPPDVKSCVTEPVPQFSNSDSLQHLYMNSIYCLKGNLNALLRCLKTPLENLSITHSQLSQADLNHLPLSLNLHQLIHLNLSGVVLSHFSIEPLRVLLERVAATLKTLELESCRMKVSQLSALLPALSQCTQLTKIDFHNNDSSIAVLRDLFHHTANLSQLVLELYPAPWECYDDEDLVLEDRFARLCSELMVLLRAIRRPGSVCFAAGACFVCYD, encoded by the exons ATGAGTGACCTAAGCCAAGCCACACACCTGCAGCAGATACTGCAGCGGCTGCTGAAGGACGAGGCCTTTGCCATCAATGCTCTAGACGACCTGCCCATGCAGCTCTTCCCTCCACTCTTCAAGGAGGCCTTCACCAGCAGACACACTAACATCCTGAGGGCAATGGTGGCAGCCTGGCCCTTCCACTGCCTCCCCATGGGGTCCCTGATGACTATCTCCCACACAGACACTTTGAAGGCTGTGCTCGATGCGCTGGATTTTCTGGTTACACAGAAGGTTCGTCCCAG GAGGTGGAAACTCCAAGAGCTTGATTTGCGGCAAGTGCACTCGGACTTCTGGGACGGACAGGCTGGAGGCACAGAGATCAGCTACAGCCAGCAGGTCCTGAGCCAGGAGCAAACTCGGGCGCCCGATCCACAGTGCACTGTGAAGCAGCCCTTGAGGGTGTTAGCTGATTTTGACCTGTGTGGGGAGCATCTCAGGGGAACTGACCAATACCTGTTGAGTTGGGCCAGGCTGCGGAAAGGCTCGGTGCAGCTGTGCTGCAGGGAGCTGAAGATCGAAGCATCCCACGTCTCCACTGTCCTAGAGATCCTGAGCATCTTAGACAGAGACCATGTCCAGGAGTTGGAACGGAATTCCTGGTGGCAACGGGGAAGCCAGGCCTGGCTTGCACATTTCCTCGGACAGCTGGGAAATCTTCTGGGAATCTCCAAGACTGTCTTTAGCGGTGACTCTGCTCCACCAGACGTGAAGAGCTGTGTTACCGAGCCGGTTCCACAGTTCTCCAACTCTGACAGTCTCCAACATCTCTATATGAATAGCATCTACTGTCTGAAAGGCAACTTGAACGCATTGCTGAG GTGCCTGAAAACCCCCCTGGAGAACCTGTCCATCACTCACTCCCAGCTCTCACAGGCCGACTTGAATCATTTACCCCTGAGTCTAAACCTACATCAGCTCATACACCTGAACCTCAGCGGTGTGGTACTGTCCCATTTCAGTATTGAGCCCCTCCGTGTTCTTCTGGAGAGAGTCGCAGCCACTCTGAAGACCCTGGAATTGGAAAGCTGTAGGATGAAGGTCTCCCAGCTCAGTGCCCTCCTGCCTGCCTTAAGCCAGTGCACCCAACTCACTAAGATCGACTTCCACAACAATGACAGCTCCATAGCTGTCCTTCGGGACCTTTTCCACCACACAGCAAACCTGAGCCAGCTGGTCCTGGAGCTGTACCCTGCCCCCTGGGAGTGCTATGATGACGAGGATCTTGTCCTCGAAGATAGATTTGCCAGACTTTGTTCTGAGCTCATGGTTCTTCTCCGAGCCATAAGGCGTCCCGGATCTGTCTGCTTTGCTGCTGGTGCTTGCTTTGTGTGTTACGACTAG